Proteins encoded together in one Streptomyces umbrinus window:
- a CDS encoding putative baseplate assembly protein, with product MNDDCTCGGACGHGASGGGAYGDGVSGGATCGGGGTCDCGGACGGHDERLAPAPLHNPPGRTALDYRVGEYGSFLAAQLDRLASPAYPALRGLTVRTPDDPAIGLLDATAVLGDLLTFHSERIADEAYLRTANEHRSLALLGRLVGHRPRPGVAASTHLAYSLERDPRAETLPVVIPRGAQSHSVPASADEESQTFETSRDLTARWDWNELKVRRRRPFLVTPADLERRSELFVEGTANSLQTGDQLLFVFGEQAASEPKLLPVAKVRIDRDDEITAIGLAQSAPPTLRELVDEVRRWTSEPEAPGDPGDEPPTPEVPNPRPVSRLIEDFDDQVLAPLRADLDGIKTPESLAARLAEPVARLGEAQVLAAPYEDVAAWFEQLEAVLAELAERALELAPSQPVPPTGDEQGATTASGDQGSAGATGQGPASAVAPSPTALAAASPTALATPTTPLGHREAALQALGSVLPALRGRAPAPTTGAGRPRRPGADTARLLSALNPGLTGLYPAWRTAAAPGTPGLLRELLAMRVTTAPFGAMAPLKPVQDDRGRVIRTADWPLTGAALVSMRVVFDPAGKVPVRAEFQYVEGSSSDQRAENLPVAVPVTFRLGAGEVDLSTRAGQDRELSWLNRRPTDSQEPGVTAVLREGLPNRTLFVSRPDADGLVHVGVHNGTSEQVALRPGVPERFTHGEYEVSLTYTVGSAAPNVEVVIASKPEPTNRRVLQLDRVHDGITVGSWVAIQRPGKGAEGGIPGDKKLAFVTTKVVAARTAAYTNYGITGRGTELVLAEPWLDEFDVLLSHIRDTTVHADGEPLRLADEPLGEDVHGNEIELAELYDGLRPGRTLIVAGERSDIPGVAAVQATEVVTIAAADPAVDPQLPGDHVHTKLTLTADLAYRFRRETVRILGNVVEATHGEGRDEPIGSGDSDRTNQTFGLWQSPLTWLADDNPLGATPVLEVRVDGVLWHEVDSLAGRGPRERVFITGTTADGRTTVTFGDGVHGARLPSGHENIRARYRFGTGRAANVAAGRITQALTRPLGVTAVTNPRSATGGADADGPGLTRRTVPLAVSALDRLVSETDYEDFARSRAGIGRAAARELFDGRRRVLHVTVAGTDDVPIAEDSDLLRALRGALTEYGDPNLPVRVDVRELVALLVAAKVKVAPDHTWQIVEPRLRQALLRRLGYEGRELGQPARLSDILATAHQVPGVDYMDVDVFTGVPASATAEELTRLLANPGLPKASVPARGATYDEKVHTVRKKDGETLSEVCARHWVPLAELLRLNPDITDTRRLAKDRSVYVFRGISPAQLALLSPKAADTLILTEVK from the coding sequence ATGAACGACGACTGCACCTGCGGCGGCGCATGCGGCCACGGCGCGTCCGGTGGCGGCGCGTACGGCGACGGCGTGTCCGGCGGCGCCACATGCGGTGGCGGCGGTACGTGCGATTGCGGTGGCGCGTGCGGAGGCCACGACGAGCGCCTCGCCCCCGCCCCGCTCCACAACCCGCCCGGCCGCACGGCCCTCGACTACCGCGTCGGCGAATACGGCTCCTTCCTGGCCGCCCAGCTCGACCGGCTCGCCTCGCCCGCGTACCCGGCCCTGAGGGGGCTCACGGTCCGCACCCCCGACGACCCGGCGATCGGCCTGCTCGACGCCACGGCCGTCCTCGGTGACCTGCTCACCTTCCACTCCGAGCGGATCGCCGACGAGGCCTATCTGCGGACGGCCAACGAGCACCGCTCGCTCGCGCTGCTCGGCCGACTTGTCGGACACCGGCCGCGCCCCGGCGTCGCCGCCTCCACGCACCTCGCGTACAGCCTCGAACGCGATCCGCGCGCCGAGACGCTGCCCGTGGTGATCCCGCGCGGGGCGCAGAGCCACAGCGTGCCGGCGTCGGCCGACGAGGAGTCGCAGACCTTCGAGACGAGCCGCGACCTGACGGCCCGCTGGGACTGGAACGAGCTGAAGGTCCGGCGCCGCCGCCCGTTCCTCGTCACCCCGGCGGACCTGGAGCGCCGCTCGGAGCTCTTCGTCGAGGGCACGGCCAACTCTCTCCAGACCGGCGACCAGTTGCTCTTCGTCTTCGGTGAACAGGCGGCCTCCGAGCCGAAGTTGCTGCCCGTCGCGAAGGTGCGGATCGACCGGGACGACGAGATCACCGCGATCGGTCTGGCCCAGTCGGCCCCGCCCACGCTCCGGGAACTCGTCGACGAGGTACGGCGGTGGACCTCCGAACCCGAGGCGCCGGGCGACCCCGGCGACGAGCCGCCCACCCCGGAGGTCCCCAACCCGCGCCCGGTCAGCCGCCTGATCGAGGACTTCGACGACCAGGTCCTCGCCCCCCTGCGTGCCGACCTGGACGGGATCAAGACCCCGGAGAGCCTCGCGGCCCGTCTTGCCGAGCCCGTGGCGCGCCTGGGTGAGGCCCAGGTCCTCGCGGCGCCGTACGAGGATGTCGCGGCGTGGTTCGAGCAGTTGGAGGCGGTCCTCGCCGAACTGGCCGAGCGCGCCCTGGAGTTGGCGCCCTCGCAGCCGGTGCCGCCGACGGGCGACGAGCAGGGCGCGACGACGGCTTCGGGCGACCAGGGCTCGGCGGGGGCCACCGGCCAGGGCCCGGCATCAGCCGTCGCCCCGAGCCCGACAGCTCTCGCCGCCGCGAGCCCGACGGCCCTCGCCACCCCGACCACCCCTCTGGGCCACCGCGAAGCCGCCCTCCAAGCCCTCGGCTCAGTCCTCCCCGCCCTCCGCGGCAGGGCCCCGGCACCGACCACCGGAGCCGGCCGGCCCCGCCGCCCGGGCGCGGACACGGCCCGGCTGCTCTCGGCCCTGAACCCCGGCCTGACCGGCCTCTACCCGGCCTGGCGGACGGCCGCCGCCCCCGGCACCCCGGGGCTCCTGCGGGAACTCCTCGCGATGCGCGTGACCACGGCACCCTTCGGAGCCATGGCCCCGCTCAAGCCCGTCCAGGACGACCGGGGCCGCGTCATCCGTACCGCCGACTGGCCCCTGACCGGTGCCGCCCTGGTCAGCATGCGCGTCGTGTTCGACCCGGCGGGCAAGGTCCCGGTGCGGGCGGAGTTCCAGTACGTCGAGGGCAGCAGCTCCGACCAGCGTGCGGAGAACCTGCCGGTCGCGGTGCCGGTCACCTTCCGCCTCGGCGCGGGCGAGGTGGACCTGTCCACCCGTGCGGGCCAGGACCGCGAGCTGAGCTGGCTCAACCGGCGCCCCACCGACTCCCAGGAGCCCGGCGTCACCGCGGTCCTCCGCGAGGGCCTGCCCAACCGCACGCTCTTCGTGTCCCGCCCGGACGCGGACGGCCTGGTCCACGTGGGCGTGCACAACGGCACGTCCGAGCAGGTCGCCCTCCGGCCGGGCGTCCCGGAGCGGTTCACGCACGGCGAGTACGAAGTGAGCCTCACGTACACCGTGGGCAGCGCCGCTCCGAACGTGGAGGTGGTCATCGCCTCGAAGCCGGAGCCCACCAACCGCCGCGTCCTGCAGCTGGACCGGGTGCACGACGGCATCACGGTCGGCAGCTGGGTCGCGATCCAGCGGCCCGGCAAGGGAGCCGAGGGCGGCATCCCGGGCGACAAGAAGCTCGCGTTCGTCACCACGAAGGTCGTGGCGGCGCGGACGGCCGCGTACACCAACTACGGGATCACCGGGCGCGGGACCGAACTCGTCCTGGCGGAACCGTGGTTGGACGAGTTCGACGTCCTGCTCTCGCACATCCGCGACACCACCGTCCACGCGGACGGCGAGCCGCTGCGCCTGGCCGACGAGCCGCTGGGCGAGGACGTGCACGGCAACGAGATCGAACTCGCCGAGCTGTACGACGGGTTGAGGCCGGGCCGCACGCTGATCGTCGCGGGCGAGCGCAGCGACATCCCCGGGGTGGCAGCCGTGCAGGCCACCGAGGTCGTCACCATCGCGGCCGCCGACCCGGCCGTCGATCCCCAACTGCCCGGCGACCACGTCCACACGAAGCTGACGCTCACCGCGGACCTCGCGTACCGCTTCCGCCGCGAGACCGTGCGGATCCTCGGCAACGTGGTCGAGGCGACCCACGGCGAGGGCCGGGACGAGCCGATCGGCAGCGGCGATTCGGACCGTACGAACCAGACGTTCGGGCTCTGGCAGTCCCCGCTGACCTGGCTCGCCGACGACAACCCCCTGGGCGCCACCCCCGTCCTGGAGGTGCGGGTCGACGGAGTGCTCTGGCACGAGGTCGACAGCCTCGCCGGGCGCGGCCCCCGCGAGCGCGTGTTCATCACCGGGACCACCGCCGACGGCCGCACCACCGTGACCTTCGGTGATGGCGTCCACGGCGCCCGACTGCCCAGCGGCCACGAGAACATCCGTGCCCGCTACCGCTTCGGCACCGGCAGGGCCGCCAACGTGGCGGCCGGCCGCATCACCCAGGCGCTCACCCGCCCCCTCGGCGTCACCGCGGTCACCAACCCGCGCTCCGCCACGGGCGGCGCCGACGCCGACGGCCCCGGACTGACCCGGCGCACGGTCCCGCTGGCCGTCTCGGCCCTGGACCGTCTGGTCTCGGAGACCGACTACGAGGACTTCGCCCGCTCCCGGGCCGGCATCGGCCGGGCCGCCGCGCGCGAACTCTTCGACGGACGGCGGCGCGTGCTGCACGTGACGGTCGCGGGCACGGACGACGTGCCGATCGCCGAGGACTCGGACCTGCTGCGGGCCCTGCGCGGCGCGCTCACCGAGTACGGCGACCCGAACCTCCCGGTCCGCGTGGACGTCCGTGAACTCGTCGCGCTCCTCGTCGCCGCGAAGGTGAAGGTGGCACCCGACCACACCTGGCAGATCGTCGAACCCCGCCTGCGCCAAGCCCTGTTGCGCCGACTCGGATATGAAGGACGGGAGTTGGGGCAGCCCGCCCGCCTCTCCGACATCCTGGCCACGGCCCACCAGGTGCCCGGCGTCGACTACATGGACGTCGACGTCTTCACCGGCGTCCCCGCCTCCGCGACCGCCGAGGAACTCACCAGGCTCCTCGCGAACCCGGGCCTGCCGAAGGCGTCGGTACCGGCGCGCGGGGCGACGTACGACGAGAAGGTCCACACCGTCCGCAAGAAGGACGGCGAGACGCTCTCGGAAGTCTGTGCCCGGCACTGGGTCCCGCTCGCCGAACTCCTGCGCCTGAACCCCGACATCACCGACACCCGCCGCCTGGCGAAGGACCGTTCGGTGTACGTCTTCCGCGGCATCAGCCCGGCCCAGCTCGCACTGCTGTCGCCGAAGGCCGCGGACACCCTGATTCTGACGGAGGTCAAGTGA
- a CDS encoding DUF6519 domain-containing protein, with translation MHADLSRSTFRPERHYSAVIAQQGRVQLDADANEQTAIQLYQARALTADLIGQHGGPRDAAGFRIEYVGGKHDIDTLHIHGGRYYVDGILCDAGRPAPGVPVPDEGDEEEEKAQDSAQPPAYWTYWDQPDGYRDPEKPGDRLPSPAQAPFVVYLQVWERSVTAAEDPALREVALGAAMPDTAARAKVVWQVLPLALDELETEEPEPSKEVVRAAFARWAQKQAAPTARLAARAERPDHADEDPCLVRPDSRYRGPENQLYRVEVHEGGAPGEGAKGGESKKGATFKWSRENGSVVFAVDELDGTWVQLASLGHDDKLDLDVGDRVEFTDTAYASRLEPLPLLRVEELDLPGRRVRLSAEPEPGVGRLPHLHPFLRRWDHHEGPRRKGGSTTLRGGAVPVTEGEWLPLEDGVEVYFAKGGTYRTGDHWIVPARTATGSVEWPVDPARRPLLQGPAGIARHFAPLALVKGEGEALDLRLAFGPLASSIPAADEATLAAETRARQEEQAAEADPSGGRSQTTAEAEAAVEGDK, from the coding sequence ATGCACGCAGACCTCTCCCGCTCCACGTTCCGCCCGGAGCGGCACTACTCCGCGGTCATCGCCCAGCAGGGCCGCGTCCAGCTCGACGCGGACGCCAACGAGCAGACCGCGATCCAGCTGTACCAGGCCCGCGCGCTCACCGCCGACCTGATCGGGCAGCACGGCGGCCCGCGCGACGCCGCCGGCTTCCGCATCGAGTACGTCGGCGGCAAGCACGACATCGACACCCTGCACATCCACGGCGGCCGCTACTACGTCGACGGCATCCTGTGCGACGCGGGCCGCCCGGCCCCCGGCGTCCCCGTACCCGACGAGGGCGACGAGGAGGAGGAGAAGGCGCAGGACTCCGCGCAGCCGCCCGCGTACTGGACCTACTGGGACCAGCCCGACGGATACCGCGACCCGGAGAAGCCCGGCGACCGGCTGCCCTCGCCCGCCCAGGCCCCCTTCGTGGTCTACCTCCAGGTGTGGGAGCGCTCGGTCACCGCGGCCGAGGACCCGGCGCTGCGCGAGGTCGCGCTCGGTGCGGCCATGCCGGACACCGCCGCCCGCGCCAAGGTCGTCTGGCAGGTCCTGCCGCTGGCCCTCGACGAGCTGGAGACCGAGGAGCCCGAGCCGTCCAAGGAGGTCGTCCGCGCGGCCTTCGCCCGCTGGGCGCAGAAGCAGGCCGCGCCCACGGCCCGCCTCGCCGCCCGCGCCGAACGGCCCGACCACGCCGACGAGGACCCCTGCCTGGTCAGGCCGGACTCCCGCTACCGCGGCCCCGAGAACCAGCTGTACCGCGTGGAGGTCCACGAGGGCGGCGCGCCCGGCGAGGGGGCCAAGGGGGGCGAGTCGAAGAAGGGTGCCACCTTCAAGTGGTCCCGCGAGAACGGCTCCGTGGTCTTCGCGGTCGACGAACTCGACGGCACCTGGGTCCAGTTGGCGTCCCTCGGTCACGACGACAAGCTGGACCTGGACGTCGGCGACCGGGTGGAGTTCACCGACACCGCGTACGCCTCCCGCCTCGAACCCCTCCCGCTGCTCAGGGTCGAGGAACTGGACCTGCCCGGCCGACGCGTACGCCTGTCCGCCGAGCCGGAGCCGGGCGTCGGACGCCTCCCGCACCTGCACCCGTTCCTGCGCCGCTGGGACCACCACGAGGGCCCGAGGCGCAAGGGCGGGTCAACCACCTTGCGGGGCGGGGCGGTTCCGGTCACCGAGGGGGAGTGGCTGCCCCTGGAGGACGGTGTCGAGGTCTACTTCGCCAAGGGCGGCACGTACCGCACCGGCGACCACTGGATCGTCCCCGCCCGTACGGCCACCGGTAGCGTCGAGTGGCCGGTCGACCCGGCGCGCCGCCCGCTGCTCCAGGGTCCGGCGGGCATCGCCCGTCACTTCGCGCCGCTCGCCCTGGTGAAGGGCGAGGGCGAGGCCCTGGACCTGCGGCTCGCTTTCGGCCCGCTCGCCAGCAGCATCCCGGCGGCGGACGAGGCGACGCTCGCGGCGGAGACCCGGGCGCGACAGGAGGAACAGGCAGCGGAGGCCGACCCCTCCGGCGGGAGGTCGCAGACCACCGCCGAGGCGGAGGCAGCCGTGGAAGGAGACAAGTAA
- a CDS encoding peptidoglycan-binding protein, producing MAKPLTASKLVEILRAEGLTVHEVRNWRRHNRNSKGPWGPMNGVMIHHTVTSGTAASVDICYDGYSGLPGPLCHGVIDKKGQVHLVGNGRANHAGLGDGDVLRAVINESKLPADNEADTDGNRHFYGFECINLGNGKDPWPEAQKEAIEKVSAAICRAHGWTERSVIGHKEWQPGKQDPRGFTMDGMRKRIAERLRGKGDSGKPAPDPKPAPKPSYEPFPGGGFFHIGQKSAVITAMGRRLVAEGCGRYESGPSPDWTEADRKSYAAWQQKRGFKGKDADGIPGKVTWDALKVPRSGD from the coding sequence ATGGCGAAGCCCCTGACCGCGTCCAAGCTGGTGGAGATCCTGCGCGCCGAGGGCCTCACGGTCCACGAGGTGCGCAACTGGCGCCGCCACAACCGCAATTCGAAGGGCCCCTGGGGTCCGATGAACGGCGTGATGATCCACCACACCGTCACCTCCGGCACCGCCGCCTCCGTCGACATCTGCTACGACGGCTACTCGGGCCTGCCCGGACCCCTGTGCCACGGAGTCATCGACAAGAAGGGCCAGGTCCACCTGGTCGGCAACGGCCGCGCCAACCATGCGGGCCTCGGCGACGGAGACGTCCTGCGCGCGGTGATCAACGAGTCGAAGCTGCCTGCCGACAACGAGGCCGACACCGACGGCAACCGCCATTTCTACGGCTTCGAGTGCATCAACCTGGGCAACGGCAAGGACCCCTGGCCCGAGGCCCAGAAGGAGGCCATCGAGAAGGTCTCCGCCGCGATCTGCCGCGCCCACGGGTGGACCGAGCGCTCCGTCATCGGCCACAAGGAGTGGCAGCCCGGCAAGCAGGACCCGCGCGGATTCACGATGGACGGCATGCGCAAGCGCATAGCCGAGCGGCTGCGCGGCAAGGGCGACAGCGGCAAGCCGGCCCCCGACCCGAAGCCCGCGCCCAAACCGTCGTACGAGCCCTTCCCGGGCGGCGGCTTCTTCCACATCGGCCAGAAGTCCGCCGTGATCACGGCCATGGGCCGCCGTCTCGTCGCCGAGGGCTGCGGTCGCTACGAGAGCGGCCCAAGCCCCGACTGGACCGAGGCCGACCGCAAGTCCTACGCGGCCTGGCAGCAGAAGCGGGGCTTCAAGGGCAAGGACGCGGACGGCATCCCGGGCAAGGTCACGTGGGACGCGCTGAAGGTGCCCAGGTCGGGCGACTGA
- a CDS encoding NACHT domain-containing protein, translating to MPLTAQRVAEVFNPRAGVVGSGWFITPQLVLTVWHAAAGTAPVGETAPGAPPPRRSLSPAALDELSEGRDPCRVRALADASAGRPFRNAVTVWWRPECDVALLLVTEDAHQATPTAGWATTYWADLVSADPVEVTAVGFPDHDVVDRVRESRQFGGVVHPLSGVRSGHWVITTGALARPMPGSGWAGMSGAALFAGDRLVGLVTADAGGGSGPVAELRAVPARTFADDPLLAEWIRWAGGAGAWAHGRIERPERDPGRADSGDGTRLQGTDGRRSTSPRPPGTKGRFWRRGHRPLLPPELLAAAPAPDAVRDRGGLTYRAAEPGELARVYTQQRLDTTADRDAQAPAGPLRVTGQPVSVKRLLTDPTVRHIVVTGEAGVGKSSLLEYVEATAWQWWRGATRADGPDGAPFGPLLPLRIAARELVGHDSIASAAGPAARALLDAEPPVPGARVLVMVDALDEVTGPEDWRQVMEVLLAAARESASGPGMERRLLLSARSLHDSAWRGLAGAGATEFRLQPFTVEQLRRFVMAHQTGGTERLLDPEVHERAAARAAEFLAYVRGNGMLDLVRLPLLAHLAVGQYFDPGGEPRVQTRRVDLYARAVAEFLGRFPQRQSPYEPHLRDRIEELLGRLRERHAREAPRHAAVTVALRGFLGDLADTYLRHGTPIVGAATGLLADPADPIEPADGDPYRRRAVTALLEATGVVVDVHTAHPRFLHRTFAEYLAAEHLRDRYGTDPATWGDALSDADTRVAALFAFDRHPPDVRRGITSELAADPERVEQAASLLAEGMCDEDTRGRILELLWRRTDEQERDTAPVVRNWRGTHSSLAHLPQQQRRLHDMATDPRSVPVDRINAAGALAGHDPRGTDLLRTFAHDGSYPLDLRIAAAWYLAHIDREEGTELLARFADDAPSRQCAVAAARLADHDTSAGTSRLRALVADPRCPDVAKVDAAIALCAHDPTAGTDWLRRFAADERFFADSRVYAADALASSAEDDGRPRTEATLLLERIARDERVDAGYRVEAAHRLARYRADAGTLLLRDFADGALHGRYGCDAAVLLAQHDQAEGARALDAIARSAGQEPQHRLRAALELAHYEPADGEARLAALSREPGWDDGPRIRAAALLAGRNREAGLPLLRSYAVESTDEVRVVAAHALADVDREEGLRLLRELAESPEAGRSVQVRAANAMGDFDPRLKDATLRRLGVDIKPGGWFST from the coding sequence GTGCCGTTGACCGCTCAGCGTGTCGCGGAGGTGTTCAACCCCCGGGCCGGCGTGGTGGGTTCGGGGTGGTTCATCACGCCGCAGCTCGTACTCACGGTGTGGCACGCGGCCGCGGGCACGGCACCTGTCGGCGAGACCGCTCCCGGTGCCCCACCGCCTCGCCGCTCCCTGTCCCCGGCGGCGCTGGACGAGCTGTCCGAAGGCCGCGACCCGTGCCGGGTAAGGGCGTTGGCGGACGCCTCCGCGGGGCGGCCGTTCCGGAACGCGGTGACGGTGTGGTGGCGGCCCGAGTGCGATGTGGCGCTGCTGCTGGTCACCGAGGACGCCCACCAGGCGACGCCGACGGCAGGGTGGGCGACGACGTACTGGGCCGATCTCGTCTCCGCCGACCCGGTCGAGGTCACCGCCGTCGGCTTCCCCGACCACGATGTGGTGGACAGGGTGCGTGAGTCCCGGCAGTTCGGCGGGGTGGTGCACCCGCTGTCGGGGGTGCGGTCCGGGCACTGGGTCATCACGACCGGCGCGCTCGCGCGGCCGATGCCCGGCAGCGGCTGGGCGGGGATGTCGGGGGCCGCGCTGTTCGCCGGGGACCGGCTGGTGGGACTTGTCACCGCCGACGCCGGTGGCGGTTCCGGACCCGTCGCCGAGCTGCGGGCCGTGCCCGCGCGGACGTTCGCGGACGATCCGCTGCTGGCGGAGTGGATCCGGTGGGCCGGCGGAGCGGGCGCCTGGGCGCACGGGCGGATCGAGCGGCCGGAGCGGGATCCGGGGCGGGCCGACTCCGGTGACGGCACGCGGCTCCAGGGCACGGACGGTCGCCGGAGCACCTCGCCGAGGCCGCCGGGCACCAAGGGACGGTTCTGGCGCCGGGGCCACCGTCCGCTGCTGCCGCCCGAGTTGCTCGCCGCCGCTCCCGCACCCGACGCGGTACGGGACCGGGGCGGTCTCACCTACCGGGCCGCCGAGCCCGGCGAACTCGCGCGCGTCTACACCCAGCAGCGGCTCGACACCACCGCCGACCGGGACGCCCAGGCCCCGGCCGGGCCTCTCCGGGTCACCGGGCAGCCGGTGTCCGTCAAGCGGCTCCTCACCGATCCGACCGTCCGCCACATCGTCGTCACCGGGGAGGCGGGGGTCGGCAAGTCCAGCCTGCTGGAGTACGTGGAGGCCACGGCCTGGCAGTGGTGGCGGGGCGCGACACGGGCGGACGGACCGGACGGGGCGCCGTTCGGCCCGCTGCTCCCGCTGCGGATCGCCGCGCGCGAGCTCGTGGGGCACGACTCGATCGCGTCGGCCGCGGGGCCGGCGGCACGGGCACTGCTGGACGCGGAGCCACCGGTGCCGGGCGCGCGGGTGCTGGTGATGGTGGACGCGCTCGACGAGGTGACCGGGCCCGAGGACTGGCGGCAGGTCATGGAGGTTCTGCTCGCCGCGGCCCGGGAGAGCGCGAGCGGGCCCGGCATGGAGCGCCGTCTGCTGCTGTCCGCGCGCAGCCTGCACGACAGCGCCTGGCGCGGCCTGGCCGGCGCCGGAGCCACGGAGTTCCGGTTGCAGCCGTTCACCGTCGAGCAGCTGCGCCGATTCGTGATGGCCCATCAGACGGGCGGCACCGAACGACTGTTGGACCCCGAGGTCCACGAGCGGGCCGCGGCGCGGGCGGCGGAGTTCCTGGCGTACGTACGGGGCAACGGCATGCTCGACCTGGTGCGGCTGCCCCTGCTCGCGCATCTCGCGGTCGGCCAGTACTTCGACCCGGGCGGCGAACCGCGCGTGCAGACCCGCAGGGTCGATCTGTACGCCCGCGCGGTGGCGGAGTTCCTCGGCCGCTTCCCGCAGCGGCAGAGCCCGTACGAACCCCATCTGCGGGACCGGATCGAGGAGTTGCTGGGCAGGCTGCGCGAGCGGCACGCGCGGGAGGCCCCGCGGCACGCCGCCGTCACCGTCGCGCTGCGCGGCTTCCTCGGCGACCTCGCCGACACGTATCTGCGGCACGGCACACCGATCGTCGGCGCCGCCACGGGACTGCTGGCCGACCCGGCCGACCCCATCGAACCCGCCGACGGCGACCCGTACCGGCGCCGGGCGGTGACCGCGCTGCTCGAAGCCACCGGGGTGGTCGTCGACGTCCATACGGCTCATCCCCGTTTCCTGCACCGCACGTTCGCCGAGTACCTGGCCGCGGAGCACCTCCGGGACCGCTACGGCACCGATCCCGCCACCTGGGGCGACGCCCTCTCCGACGCCGACACCCGGGTCGCCGCGCTGTTCGCCTTCGACCGACATCCGCCCGACGTGCGGCGCGGGATCACCAGCGAGCTGGCCGCCGATCCCGAACGGGTCGAGCAGGCGGCGTCGCTGCTGGCGGAGGGCATGTGCGACGAGGACACCCGCGGCCGGATCCTCGAACTCCTGTGGCGCCGCACCGACGAGCAGGAGCGCGATACGGCCCCGGTCGTCCGGAACTGGCGCGGGACCCACTCCTCGCTCGCGCATCTGCCGCAGCAGCAGCGCCGGCTGCACGACATGGCGACCGATCCCCGATCGGTGCCCGTGGACCGGATCAACGCCGCCGGAGCCCTGGCCGGTCACGACCCGCGCGGCACGGACCTGCTGAGGACCTTCGCGCACGACGGCTCGTATCCACTCGACCTGCGGATCGCCGCGGCGTGGTACCTGGCCCACATCGACCGGGAGGAGGGCACGGAGCTGCTCGCCCGGTTCGCGGACGACGCTCCGTCCCGCCAATGCGCCGTGGCCGCCGCCCGGCTGGCCGACCACGACACCTCCGCGGGTACGTCCCGGCTGCGCGCCCTGGTCGCCGACCCGCGCTGCCCCGACGTGGCCAAGGTCGACGCGGCCATCGCGCTGTGCGCCCACGACCCGACGGCCGGGACCGACTGGCTACGGCGGTTCGCCGCCGACGAGCGGTTCTTCGCGGACAGCCGGGTGTACGCGGCCGACGCGCTCGCCTCGTCGGCCGAGGACGACGGCCGGCCCCGGACCGAGGCGACGCTGCTCCTGGAGCGCATCGCCCGCGACGAACGGGTCGACGCCGGCTACCGCGTCGAAGCCGCGCACCGCCTCGCCCGCTACCGGGCCGACGCGGGCACGCTCCTCCTGCGCGACTTCGCCGACGGCGCCCTGCACGGCCGCTACGGCTGCGACGCCGCGGTGCTGCTCGCGCAGCACGACCAAGCGGAAGGGGCTCGTGCACTGGACGCCATCGCCCGCTCCGCCGGCCAGGAACCCCAGCACCGGCTGCGCGCGGCACTTGAGCTCGCCCACTACGAACCGGCCGACGGGGAGGCCCGGTTGGCCGCGCTGTCCCGGGAGCCGGGCTGGGACGACGGCCCGCGCATCCGGGCCGCCGCGCTGCTCGCCGGACGCAACCGGGAGGCGGGGCTGCCTCTTCTGCGGTCGTACGCCGTCGAGTCGACCGACGAGGTCCGTGTGGTCGCCGCGCACGCCCTCGCGGACGTGGACCGTGAGGAGGGGCTGCGGCTGCTGCGGGAACTGGCCGAGTCACCGGAGGCCGGCCGCTCCGTACAGGTCCGTGCGGCCAACGCCATGGGCGACTTCGACCCGCGGTTGAAGGACGCGACGCTGCGCAGGCTCGGGGTGGACATCAAGCCGGGCGGCTGGTTCTCCACCTGA
- a CDS encoding trypco2 family protein — MGSESGAVAGGLAETIEALRAELTAAMARGSGEPLQFELGQVDVELALAITREGSGSGGLSFGVVSFGAAGKAASETTHRLSLTLNPVAAGGEGPVRVTADVDGEPR; from the coding sequence ATGGGCAGTGAGAGCGGGGCTGTTGCCGGTGGTCTTGCCGAGACGATCGAGGCGTTGCGTGCCGAGTTGACGGCCGCGATGGCGCGCGGCAGCGGTGAGCCCCTGCAGTTCGAACTCGGGCAGGTGGACGTCGAGTTGGCGCTCGCCATCACGCGCGAGGGTTCGGGTAGCGGCGGACTGAGCTTCGGAGTGGTGTCGTTCGGGGCGGCGGGAAAGGCCGCGTCGGAGACGACGCACCGGCTGTCCCTCACGCTCAACCCGGTGGCGGCGGGCGGGGAAGGTCCCGTGCGGGTGACCGCGGACGTCGACGGCGAGCCGCGCTGA